From Bacteroidota bacterium, the proteins below share one genomic window:
- a CDS encoding NADP-dependent malic enzyme, whose protein sequence is MNKFRKQDALDYHSQGRPGKIEVVPTKPYSSQRDLSLAYSPGVAEPCLEIEKNPEDVYKYTAKGNLVAVISNGTAVLGLGNIGPLASKPVMEGKGLLFKIFADIDVFDIEVDSNDVEHFISTVKAISPTFGGINLEDIKSPECFEIERRLKEELKIPIMHDDQHGTAIISTAALINACEVAGKNLSKVRIVINGAGASAISCAKLYLSVGAKKENIFMFDSKGLLHISRTDLDEHKKYFASDKKNYEGLEDAMKGADVFVGLSKGNVVTQNMVRGMAKNAILFALANPDPEISYELAKAARKDIIIATGRSDHPNQVNNVIGFPFIFRGALDVRATQINEAMKLAAVYAIAALAKEPVPESVNLAYDTKNITFGPEYIIPKPIDSRLISTVAPAVAKAAIESGVAQHKITNWEGYREELNKRLGLDNKLIRTITHKARQNPKRVVFTEADHYKILKAAQQVKDEGIARPILLGVPERIKQLIEENHLDLEDIPIIDPRSKEEEERRNQFGDIFFGKRKRRGYTLFEAREMMRERNHFGAMMVETGAADAMISGLTRKYGDPIRAALQIIGVQDDLKRVAGMYIMNTKQGPFFFADTTMNVDPTTQEIVDITVLTANSVRQFNIIPRVALLSYSNFGSTDGAIPNKMRDAVAILHKQYPGLIVDGEMQANFALNNELLREQFPFSDLIDKKVNTLIFPNLASGNIAYKLMQEMAGVEAIGPILIGMKKPVHVLQLGSSVREIVNMVTIAVIDAQAKR, encoded by the coding sequence ATGAATAAATTTCGTAAACAAGATGCCCTTGATTATCACTCCCAGGGCCGTCCCGGTAAGATCGAAGTTGTTCCTACCAAGCCATACAGTTCCCAGCGTGACCTATCATTGGCATACTCACCCGGTGTTGCCGAGCCTTGCCTCGAAATTGAAAAAAATCCGGAGGATGTATACAAATACACAGCTAAGGGTAACCTGGTAGCAGTTATATCAAATGGTACAGCTGTGCTTGGTTTGGGCAATATCGGACCGCTTGCTTCCAAACCGGTAATGGAAGGGAAAGGCTTGCTGTTTAAAATTTTCGCTGATATAGATGTGTTCGATATTGAAGTTGATTCAAATGATGTGGAACATTTTATAAGCACTGTAAAGGCTATATCGCCCACATTTGGCGGCATAAACCTGGAAGATATTAAATCACCCGAATGTTTTGAGATCGAACGGCGGCTGAAAGAGGAATTGAAGATCCCGATCATGCACGATGATCAGCATGGTACAGCCATCATTTCAACAGCAGCGCTTATTAATGCCTGCGAAGTGGCGGGTAAAAATTTAAGTAAAGTGCGTATTGTTATAAACGGCGCGGGAGCATCGGCTATTTCATGCGCTAAATTATATTTATCGGTGGGCGCTAAAAAAGAGAACATCTTTATGTTCGATAGCAAAGGATTGTTACATATAAGCCGTACCGATCTTGACGAGCACAAAAAATATTTCGCTTCCGATAAAAAGAATTACGAAGGTCTTGAAGACGCTATGAAAGGCGCTGATGTGTTCGTTGGTTTATCAAAAGGAAATGTAGTTACCCAGAATATGGTTCGGGGCATGGCGAAGAATGCCATTTTATTTGCCCTGGCAAATCCCGATCCCGAGATTTCGTACGAACTGGCAAAAGCTGCCCGCAAGGATATTATTATCGCGACCGGTCGTTCCGATCATCCTAACCAGGTAAATAATGTAATTGGTTTCCCTTTTATATTCCGCGGCGCACTCGATGTTCGGGCTACACAGATTAATGAGGCCATGAAGCTTGCGGCTGTCTATGCCATCGCGGCATTGGCCAAAGAACCTGTTCCCGAATCGGTAAACCTGGCGTACGATACAAAAAATATTACGTTCGGTCCGGAATATATTATACCAAAGCCGATCGATTCTCGCCTCATCAGCACTGTTGCACCGGCTGTTGCGAAAGCGGCCATTGAATCGGGTGTGGCGCAGCATAAAATTACCAATTGGGAAGGTTACCGGGAAGAACTTAATAAGCGTCTCGGTCTTGATAATAAGTTGATCCGCACCATTACCCACAAAGCCAGGCAGAATCCAAAACGCGTGGTATTCACTGAAGCGGATCATTACAAAATACTGAAAGCCGCGCAACAGGTGAAAGATGAAGGCATCGCGCGCCCTATTTTGTTGGGGGTTCCTGAACGCATTAAGCAGCTGATCGAAGAAAATCACCTCGATCTCGAAGATATACCGATCATTGACCCGCGTAGCAAAGAAGAGGAGGAACGAAGGAACCAGTTTGGTGATATATTTTTTGGCAAACGTAAACGCAGGGGATACACGCTTTTTGAAGCGCGCGAGATGATGCGTGAGCGCAATCACTTTGGTGCCATGATGGTGGAAACAGGCGCTGCCGATGCCATGATATCCGGATTGACCCGTAAATATGGTGATCCTATCCGGGCCGCGCTTCAGATTATAGGTGTGCAGGATGATTTGAAACGTGTAGCCGGCATGTACATTATGAACACCAAGCAGGGTCCCTTCTTTTTTGCCGATACAACAATGAATGTGGATCCTACCACTCAGGAAATTGTTGACATTACTGTACTCACGGCCAACAGTGTCCGCCAGTTCAATATTATTCCGCGTGTAGCGCTGCTGTCATACTCAAATTTCGGTTCAACGGATGGCGCCATTCCGAATAAGATGCGTGATGCGGTTGCTATCTTGCACAAACAATATCCGGGACTCATCGTTGACGGCGAAATGCAGGCCAACTTCGCGCTGAATAATGAGTTGTTGAGGGAACAGTTTCCTTTTTCCGATCTGATAGATAAAAAAGTGAATACCCTTATTTTCCCAAACCTCGCTTCCGGTAATATTGCCTACAAGCTGATGCAGGAAATGGCAGGCGTGGAAGCTATCGGCCCGATCCTGATAGGCATGAAAAAACCTGTTCACGTTTTGCAATTAGGCAGCTCCGTCCGCGAAATAGTGAATATGGTTACTATAGCGGTTATTGATGCGCAGGCGAAAAGGTAA
- a CDS encoding 30S ribosomal protein S6, whose amino-acid sequence MANQYETVFIMTPVLSEEQAKETVGKYKKLLTDNRCKVIYSDDWGLRKLAYPIQKKTTGFYHLFQFEGEGSVIADLELAFKRDERLLRYMTVALDKHAIAYSEKRRNKSKKKETVTA is encoded by the coding sequence ATGGCAAATCAGTATGAAACCGTTTTCATTATGACTCCCGTTTTGTCTGAAGAACAGGCAAAGGAAACGGTCGGTAAGTACAAAAAATTACTTACTGATAACAGATGCAAAGTCATCTACTCTGATGATTGGGGCCTGCGTAAGTTGGCTTACCCGATACAAAAGAAAACAACAGGTTTTTACCACCTCTTTCAATTTGAAGGAGAAGGTTCAGTGATCGCAGACCTTGAACTCGCGTTTAAACGTGATGAGCGCCTGCTGCGCTACATGACCGTTGCGCTCGACAAACACGCGATCGCTTACAGTGAAAAACGCAGGAACAAATCAAAGAAAAAGGAAACGGTTACTGCATAA